In one Pygocentrus nattereri isolate fPygNat1 chromosome 21, fPygNat1.pri, whole genome shotgun sequence genomic region, the following are encoded:
- the id1 gene encoding DNA-binding protein inhibitor ID-1, whose protein sequence is MKVVGPTCALKSKTGGEDVVRCLSEQSLSISKCKLPLLDEHMSAFLHDMNSCYSKLKELVPTLPANKKASKVEILQHVIDYIWDLQVELDEPGKKSQHGQASAPTRAPLSTLNAELASISVENSSDDRIMCR, encoded by the exons atgaAGGTAGTCGGGCCGACCTGCGCGCTGAAGAGCAAGACTGGCGGCGAGGACGTGGTGCGGTGTCTGTCCGAGCAGAGTCTCTCCATCTCCAAGTGCAAACTGCCGCTGCTGGACGAGCACATGAGCGCCTTCCTGCACGACATGAACAGCTGCTACAGCAAGCTGAAGGAGCTGGTGCCCACGCTGCCCGCCAACAAGAAGGCCAGCAAGGTGGAGATCCTGCAGCACGTCATCGACTACATCTGGGACCTCCAGGTGGAGCTGGACGAGCCGGGGAAAAAGAGTCAGCACGGCCAGGCGTCAGCGCCCACCCGCGCCCCTCTCTCCACGCTCAACGCCGAGCTAGCCAGCATCTCTGTCGAG AACAGCTCGGACGACAGAATCATGTGCCGCTAG